Below is a window of Veillonella rodentium DNA.
TTAATAATGTAATCATTACTTCCGAAATGCCTTGCGGTGGTGCCGCATCGGTAGCCCCTGTTGCGAGATGTAATGTGGTTGGGAAAAACCAGCTTACGATAACCGCTAACGCGGCGGATAGGAAGGTACCTAACAAGTATAGAGTGATGACGGAGCCCATCCCCGTTTTTTGTCCGGATCGATGTTTGCTGATGGCGGTAATAACCAAGAAAAATACGAGAATCGGTGCAATACCTTTTAAAGCACCTACGAATAAGATACCCAACAGTGATAATTCTTTTGCGATGTCGGGAATATAAAGCGCCGTCACAATACCTATAATCAGACCGATAATAATTTGTTGAATGAGGCTGACTTTATTTATTGATGTCATAAATCGATTCATGTTACACTCCAATACTTAATTAATACTTAATTAGTAGATGTGGATCTCCACAATTTATAAATTACAAAATCATAAATCCTTTTACAAGGGACATATGTCATTATACAACGAACAAGAATTGTAGGCAATAGACAACTGGCATTGTAGGAGATAGTCGATTGATATAGAGTGCAGTGGAGATGCTTTTAGTGTCGTCGGTGATATGGTATACTATGCCATATGCAACATATCAAAATATTTTAATCTGTGAAAGTGAAAGTAATGAATACTAAAGAATTTAAAACCTATGATGATAAAGAAGAATTTGTGCAAGGCGTGTTCTCTAATATAGCCAAGCATTATGACTTGATGAATACGGTACTCAGCTTCGGACAGGATTATTTTTGGAGAAAATTCGCCGTAAAAGAAATGAATGTGGGGCCATATCAACATGTGCTTGATGTAGCTTGCGGTACCTGCGTATTTACAAAGGAAGTATTACGACAGGAACCGACTGTTATGGTAGAGGCATTGGACTTTAATCATGATATGTTGAAGGAGGGGCATGCACGAATTGAAGCGGCCGGTTTATCGGACCAAGTTAATTTAGTACAGGGTGATGCGATGGCATTACCTTATGCAGATAATACTTTTGATGCGGCTATGAGCGGTTTTGCCATGAGAAATGTGCCTGATATAAAACAGGTACTTTCAGAAATGCAACGCGTTGTAAAGCCGGGAGGGAAGGTTGTCGTATTAGAACTGGCAAAGCCGAGTATGATGGGATTTAAGCAATTATACAATTTATATTTTTCCTATATATTACCTGTTATAGGAAAGTTGAGTAAGGATAATTCGTCTTATTCTTGGCTGCCGGAGTCGTTACGTCGTTATCCTCATCAACGTGAAATTTTGGAAATTTGGAAGTCGTTAGGATATGAAAATGCCACCTATCATGAGTTGACAGGTGGCATCGTAGCAGTTCATGAAGGCGTGGTGCCTCGTTAACTATTGTAAGTAGTAAATGATATTAGCATCCTGAGATATAACTAAAGAGCCGTTTTCCACAGGTGTGGATGTACTAAGTGCGGCTTCCATTACTTTAGCACTACGATAATAAGTATTGTCGATAGTGCTAGTTTCATTTCTGCTGATAGAAAGTGATTTGACAGGTCCTAATGTGCGTCCTAGAGCAGCGGCGATAACCTCAGCTTTATGGTGACCGTTTTTAACAGCTTCGGTGGTGAGTGAATCTGATAACTCTTGAGAGGTTTCGCTTTGGAATGATAAGTTGTTAATATCGTTAGCGCCGACGCTGACTGCGGCATCAACAGCTTTTCCTACATTATTGAGGTTGTTAATCTTAACGGTGACACGATTGGATACGCTATATCCGGTGTTTATGCGCTTACCATCCTGATAGTCGCTGGCAGGGTTTATTGATATGTTGGAGGTATACACATCTTTCTTGTCGATGCCTAAGTTTGCGAGTTTGCTGATGAGGTCGCTCATGATGCGGTCGTTATTGGCTTTTGCGGTGTTGATATTGGCGTTTTCACTGCTGATACCCAATGTTAAAATCGCATAGGTCGGCGCAACGGATCGAGAAGCGTGACCGGTTACCTGAATTTCTGTAGTATCAAATGTTCCTTGTGGTGCTGCAAAGACTGAAGTTGCCATTGTTGCACATACTGCAGCTATAGCGATGGCTTTGGTAAATACGTTTTTAGATCGTTTCATAATAATCTCCTTACACAATTATACGTAACAGGATACATTAACACATTTGTTGTAAATACAGTTATAGATATAAGCATACTGTCCTATAATTTCTGTATTTTCGAACTATAGATTAATTTTTATTCTATAAAAACATTGTACACAATATATTTCGTATTATCAAATGCGTTTTTATAATGATTAAAGCATATCGATTTTTGTGGCCTAAGGGTTTCTTTGGCGTAAGATGAATGAAAAATGAAGTTTCGCCGACGGGGAACTTAAACCTTGCGTATATATAATGGTTGTACTATAATATGCATACAGTCTTTTGAAGGGCTGTTTCTTAATGAATAAGATGTAGTATCTTATTCGTTATTTTATTTATGTGGAAACATAAAAAGCTATATAAAATATGTTGACATAAAAATGTGAACATGTTACTATATTCAAGTCGCCAGTTGGCAAAGCAGCTCGAATGAGAATTGCTTTGATGCCAGGTTTTATCTGGGTTAACTGGTAACAGATCTTTGAAAACTGAACAATGATAGGTAATCAATCAAAACGATTGAACATATGCCAGAGTGCGGGTTTTGACACAGTCAAAACCAACCATAATTCAAAGCTACTTAATTGTAGCGACAACAAAACAAATGAGCTATTCAAATAGCTTCAAGATATCTTGGAGAGTTTGATCCTGGCTCAGGACGAACGCTGGCGGCGTGCTTAACACATGCAAGTCGAACGAAGAGCGACGGAAGCTTGCTTCTATCAATCTTAGTGGCGAACGGGTGAGTAACGCGTAATCAACCTGCCCTTCAGAGGGGGACAACAGTTGGAAACGACTGCTAATACCGCATACGATCTGACCTCGGCATCGAGGATGGATGAAAGGTGGCCTCTACATGTAAGCTATCACTGAAGGAGGGGATTGCGTCTGATTAGCTAGTTGGAGGGGTAACGGCCCACCAAGGCGATGATCAGTAGCCGGTCTGAGAGGATGAACGGCCACATTGGGACTGAGACACGGCCCAGACTCCTACGGGAGGCAGCAGTGGGGAATCTTCCGCAATGGACGAAAGTCTGACGGAGCAACGCCGCGTGAGTGATGACGGCCTTCGGGTTGTAAAGCTCTGTTAATCGGGACGAAAGGCCTTCTTGCGAATAGTTGGAAGGATTGACGGTACCGGAATAGAAAGCCACGGCTAACTACGTGCCAGCAGCCGCGGTAATACGTAGGTGGCAAGCGTTGTCCGGAATTATTGGGCGTAAAGCGCGCGCAGGCGGATCAGTCAGTCTGTCTTAAAAGTTCGGGGCTTAACCCCGTGAGGGGATGGAAACTGCTGATCTAGAGTATCGGAGAGGAAAGTGGAATTCCTAGTGTAGCGGTGAAATGCGTAGATATTAGGAAGAACACCAGTGGCGAAGGCGACTTTCTGGACGAACACTGACGCTGAGGCGCGAAAGCCAGGGGAGCGAACGGGATTAGATACCCCGGTAGTCCTGGCCGTAAACGATGGGTACTAGGTGTAGGAGGTATCGACCCCTTCTGTGCCGGAGTTAACGCAATAAGTACCCCGCCTGGGGAGTACGACCGCAAGGTTGAAACTCAAAGGAATTGACGGGGGCCCGCACAAGCGGTGGAGTATGTGGTTTAATTCGACGCAACGCG
It encodes the following:
- a CDS encoding ubiquinone/menaquinone biosynthesis methyltransferase; the protein is MNTKEFKTYDDKEEFVQGVFSNIAKHYDLMNTVLSFGQDYFWRKFAVKEMNVGPYQHVLDVACGTCVFTKEVLRQEPTVMVEALDFNHDMLKEGHARIEAAGLSDQVNLVQGDAMALPYADNTFDAAMSGFAMRNVPDIKQVLSEMQRVVKPGGKVVVLELAKPSMMGFKQLYNLYFSYILPVIGKLSKDNSSYSWLPESLRRYPHQREILEIWKSLGYENATYHELTGGIVAVHEGVVPR
- a CDS encoding SIMPL domain-containing protein, whose protein sequence is MATSVFAAPQGTFDTTEIQVTGHASRSVAPTYAILTLGISSENANINTAKANNDRIMSDLISKLANLGIDKKDVYTSNISINPASDYQDGKRINTGYSVSNRVTVKINNLNNVGKAVDAAVSVGANDINNLSFQSETSQELSDSLTTEAVKNGHHKAEVIAAALGRTLGPVKSLSISRNETSTIDNTYYRSAKVMEAALSTSTPVENGSLVISQDANIIYYLQ